The proteins below come from a single Papaver somniferum cultivar HN1 chromosome 11, ASM357369v1, whole genome shotgun sequence genomic window:
- the LOC113321423 gene encoding uncharacterized protein LOC113321423 isoform X2, whose amino-acid sequence MEVDSNSFSLFKNQKLGDPWLPSKHWESVSSESGISHSKTSNSVRKSIYDSSTISEENLVRLVINALQGVESSLISIEKLGESFSNSPADRTSHRIPSLWYRSSSTNASGKILKSIGHSGLITLLVRKFIDYFQCINSSVDGRRRKEEGFESKHVHSEIAESQNVETNETVCDHQYSLVNQAFSVAVGKVLEGYICALDTVYASAQMRHSVKKVDASSPISSNVGCLTSVVHSEITLLEVYLHSKELRTHIEALGNICLLKHVGLAFSISSVYDVTLEATKEFSRFPRGAELLTYLYTQLRDADPAHHALLKFLFIRSCEPYCGFVKSWIYQAKIYDPYEEFIAEYVDDSMAYSHTSGGSLLASIKERNGVAVPCFLKNFSLPLLRAGQQLQVLIKLLELCRWMCPGDQTYKDILSCWSGASTDQLYNLSPLTFSKNGIEEMEAARENMYSVMQESLHIHFTRLEVQYQQISRNVSPFGTVAMFADDSRDILDDYLLSPSSTAENGDLLEAATHDSDTSGAMDEFSYEVDHWESSECSSLNSDSELDATEEPAISHENVIEMELKSLSASGLFTCLHKVGDLLSKSSKCENGCMDLHTPRRASEKCVGRTNLINQNMECHKQETKLSYTINHFQSEAGKNPSLLDAQYATYQFIDCWPVGGLLKNPFHHDGGYKDETVLQLTSCSVDVPDSNRHVLGEGISKFGEMCASGNYFPDHGGDIQLKKGSHGSSDSLLSPSWNLKYSSNFFNMNPMLTKYAWSQKIDVSRGTSCMPSIPCFNFSSVEDPSKVFQERVPSSFGKGFQGEISSFEESAVKVDDYSGKQGLDGDSITVDQRNSSWAKSSLISSEKQQKNNAAESTSGGGKWEHSLSYSSNSALYNAGDRRQNPRRTCTSDIPLDVVIDKCILQEILLQYMYVSSITIKLLEEGFALREHLLALRRYHFMEFADWADLFIMSLRRHKWYAADGNKRISEIQGLLDTAVQRSSCEGDPYKERLFVYTKGHDMMPLSNSAFGVHAFDFIALGFRVSWPINIVLTPSALKIYAEIFSFLIQVKLAVFSLTDVWCLLKEMLLTKWKKILKLKIMDLVKLVTPNRKCGFDTQDKRYFDVLMKMRYQVNHFVSTLQQYVLSQLSHVSWSRFLHSLNHEVKDMLDIECVHMAYLADSLHICFLSDETRPVAAIIENILQSALDFCSCFLPGGSESVLDQRDSSRILDRLNFSQVLSIKEAFEKNLKELYICYLKSPKHEKYGLCHFWGYLNYNDYYSNVIGNGIVRLYAL is encoded by the exons ATGGAGGTTGATtcaaattccttttctctgtttaAGAATCAAAAATTAGGCGATCCATGGTTACCATCGAAACACTGGGAATCGGTTTCATCTGAAAGTGGAATTTCTCACTCTAAAACTTCAAATTCAGTTCGTAAATCTATTTATGATTCTTCCACTATCTCT GAGGAAAATCTGGTGAGATTAGTTATAAATGCATTACAAGGTGTAGAGTCTTCTCTTATCAGCATTGAAAAGCTTGGTGAATCATTTTCTAACAGTCCAGCTGATAGAACTTCACATCGGATACCTAGCCTATGGTATCGTTCGTCTAGTACTAATGCGTCTGGAAAGATTCTCAAGTCTATTGGTCATTCGGGTCTTATCACTTTGTTAGTTCGTAAATTCATCGACTATTTTCAGTGTATAAACTCAAGTgtagatggaagaagaagaaaagaagaggggTTTGAAAGCAAGCATGTGCATAGTGAAATTGCTGAGAGTCAAAATGTCGAGACAAATGAAACAGTGTGTGATCATCAATATAGTCTTGTAAATCAGGCATTCTCTGTTGCTGTGGGAAAAGTCTTGGAGGGGTATATTTGTGCCCTAGATACAGTATATGCATCAGCTCAGATGAGGCATTCAGTAAAGAAGGTTGATGCTTCTTCACCCATTTCTTCTAATGTTGGTTGTCTCACAAGCGTTGTACATTCTGAGATCACACTGCTTGAAGTTTATCTGCATTCCAAGGAATTAAGAACTCATATTGAGGCCCTGGGAAATATTTGCCTGCTTAAGCATGTAGGTCTTGCCTTCTCAATATCTTCTGTGTATGATGTGACCCTGGAAGCGACCAAAGAGTTTAGTCGCTTCCCCAGAGGGGCAGAGTTGCTGACATATTTATATACTCAGCTTCGG gATGCTGATCCAGCTCACCATGCACTTCTCAAGTTTCTGTTCATTCGGTCATGTGAACCATATTGTGGCTTCGTTAAGTCGTGGATTTATCAGGCCAAGATTTACGATCCTTATGAGGAGTTTATTGCCGAATATGTTGATGATTCCATGGCATACTCGCATACTAGTGGTGGCTCCTTGTTGGCATCTATCAAG GAACGGAATGGAGTTGCAGTTCCTTGTTTCCTCAAAAACTTTTCTCTTCCCCTACTCCGAGCTGGTCAGCAGCTTCAAGTACTCATTAAATTGCTCGAGTTGTGCCGCTGGATGTGTCCTGGAGATCAAACATATAAGGATATCCTTTCATGTTGGAGTGGTGCTTCAACTGATCAGCTGTATAACTTGTCCCCTCTAACTTTTAGCAAAAACGGCATAGAAGAAATGGAAGCTGCGAGGGAAAATATGTACAGTGTGATGCAAGAAAGTCTTCATATTCATTTTACTAGATTGGAAGTCCAATATCAGCAGATCAGTCGGAAT GTAAGTCCTTTTGGTACTGTAGCTATGTTTGCTGATGACAGCAGAGACATTTTGGATGACTATTTGCTCTCCCCTTCTTCGACTGCTGAAAATGGAGACTTATT GGAAGCAGCTACACATGATTCTGACACCTCTGGTGCAATGGATGAGTTCTCTTATGAGGTGGATCACTGGGAGTCTTCTGAATGCTCATCTTTGAATAGTGATTCCGAGTTGGATGCGACTGAGGAACCAGCTATATCTCATGAGAACGTGATTGAGATGGAACTAAAATCTTTATCTGCTTCAGGTTTATTTACATGCCTTCACAAAGTGGGGGATTTGCTGTCCAAGTCTTCTAAGTGTGAAAATGGTTGTATGGACTTGCATACTCCAAGACGTGCTTCTGAGAAATGCGTAGGAAGAACGAATTTAATCAACCAAAACATGGAATGTCATAAACAAGAAACGAAGTTGAGCTATACTATAAACCACTTTCAATCTGAGGCCGGAAAGAATCCTAGCTTATTAGATGCTCAATATGCTACCTACCAATTTATTGATTGCTGGCCAGTGGGCGGGCTTTTGAAAAACCCTTTTCATCACGATGGAGGTTACAAGGATGAGACAGTATTGCAGCTTACTAGCTGTAGTGTAGACGTGCCTGATAGCAACAGACATGTCTTGGGGGAGGGAATATCCAAGTTTGGGGAAATGTGTGCTTCAGGTAATTATTTTCCTGATCATGGTGGGGATATTCAGCTTAAAAAAGGAAGTCATGGATCATCTGATTCACTTCTTTCTCCTTCATGGAACCTTAAGTACAGCAGTAACTTTTTCAATATGAACCCCATGCTAACAAAGTACGCTTGGTCACAAAAGATAGATGTCTCAAGAGGTACAAGCTGTATGCCTTCTATTCCATGCTTCAATTTTTCATCAGTCGAGGATCCTTCTAAAGTGTTTCAAGAAAGGGTGCCTTCTAGTTTTGGAAAAGGATTTCAAGGTGAAATTTCTTCATTTGAGGAATCTGCTGTCAAAGTGGATGATTACAGTGGAAAACAGGGTCTTGATGGAGATAGCATTACGGTGGATCAAAGAAACTCATCTTGGGCTAAATCAAGTTTGATCTCGAGTGAGAAACAACAGAAAAACAATGCTGCCGAAAGTACTTCTGGAGGGGGGAAGTGGGAGCATTCATTGAGTTACTCCAGTAACAGTGCCTTATATAATGCTGGAGATCGCAGGCAGAATCCAAGGAGAACTTGTACGTCCGATATACCACTTGATGTCGTTATTGACAAGTGCATTCTTCAGGAAATCCTTCTTCA ATATATGTATGTTAGCAGCATAACTATTAAGTTGCTTGAGGAAGGATTTGCACTGCGAGAACATTTGTTGGCTTTGCGAAGATACCATTTTATGGAATTTGCTGACTGGGCAGATTTGTTCATCATGTCTCTTCGTCGTCAT AAATGGTATGCTGCTGATGGAAACAAGAGAATTTCAGAAATTCAAGGACTCCTGGACACTGCAGTGCAgcgttcttcttgtgaaggagaCCCTTACAAGGAGCGGTTATTTGTTTACACAAAAGGGCATGACATGATGCCTCTCTCAAACTCCGCCTTTg GGGTCCATGCCTTTGATTTTATAGCACTGGGTTTCAGAGTCAGCTGGCCAATTAATATTGTCTTGACTCCTAGTGCACTAAAAATATATGCTGAGATCTTCAGTTTTCTGATTCAAGTGAAGCTGGCGGTTTTCTCATTAACCGATGTCTGGTGCTTGTTAAAG GAGATGTTGCTCActaaatggaaaaaaattctgAAACTTAAAATCATG GATTTGGTGAAATTAGTTACCCCAAATCGTAAGTGTGGATTTGATACGCAGGATAAGCGCTACTTCGATGTCCTTATGAAGATGAG ATATCAGGTCAATCACTTCGTCTCTACATTGCAGCAGTATGTGCTCTCACAGTTGTCGCATGTTTCCTGGTCCAGGTTCCTTCACTCTCTTAACCATGAG GTCAAAGACATGCTTGACATAGAGTGTGTTCATATGGCATATCTTGCCGATTCATTGCACAT ATGTTTCCTTTCTGATGAAACTCGCCCAGTAGCTGCCATCATCGAGAACATTCTGCAAAGTGCACTGGATTTCTGTTCATGCTTCCTTCCTGGTGGCAGCGAGTCTGTTTTGGACCAAAGGGACTCGTCTAGAATACTAGACCGTCTCAATTTTTCACAG GTTTTAAGTATCAAGGAAGCCTTCGAGAAGAACTTGAAAGAACTGTATATTTGCTATTTAAAGTCTCCAAAACATGAAAAGTATGGACTATGTCATTTCTGGGGATATCTCAATTACAACGACTACTACTCAAATGTCATTGGTAATGGAATAGTAAGACTCTATGCATTATAA
- the LOC113321423 gene encoding uncharacterized protein LOC113321423 isoform X4 yields the protein MEVDSNSFSLFKNQKLGDPWLPSKHWESVSSESGISHSKTSNSVRKSIYDSSTISEENLVRLVINALQGVESSLISIEKLGESFSNSPADRTSHRIPSLWYRSSSTNASGKILKSIGHSGLITLLVRKFIDYFQCINSSVDGRRRKEEGFESKHVHSEIAESQNVETNETVCDHQYSLVNQAFSVAVGKVLEGYICALDTVYASAQMRHSVKKVDASSPISSNVGCLTSVVHSEITLLEVYLHSKELRTHIEALGNICLLKHVGLAFSISSVYDVTLEATKEFSRFPRGAELLTYLYTQLRDADPAHHALLKFLFIRSCEPYCGFVKSWIYQAKIYDPYEEFIAEYVDDSMAYSHTSGGSLLASIKERNGVAVPCFLKNFSLPLLRAGQQLQVLIKLLELCRWMCPGDQTYKDILSCWSGASTDQLYNLSPLTFSKNGIEEMEAARENMYSVMQESLHIHFTRLEVQYQQISRNVSPFGTVAMFADDSRDILDDYLLSPSSTAENGDLLEAATHDSDTSGAMDEFSYEVDHWESSECSSLNSDSELDATEEPAISHENVIEMELKSLSASGLFTCLHKVGDLLSKSSKCENGCMDLHTPRRASEKCVGRTNLINQNMECHKQETKLSYTINHFQSEAGKNPSLLDAQYATYQFIDCWPVGGLLKNPFHHDGGYKDETVLQLTSCSVDVPDSNRHVLGEGISKFGEMCASGNYFPDHGGDIQLKKGSHGSSDSLLSPSWNLKYSSNFFNMNPMLTKYAWSQKIDVSRGTSCMPSIPCFNFSSVEDPSKVFQERVPSSFGKGFQGEISSFEESAVKVDDYSGKQGLDGDSITVDQRNSSWAKSSLISSEKQQKNNAAESTSGGGKWEHSLSYSSNSALYNAGDRRQNPRRTCTSDIPLDVVIDKCILQEILLQYMYVSSITIKLLEEGFALREHLLALRRYHFMEFADWADLFIMSLRRHKWYAADGNKRISEIQGLLDTAVQRSSCEGDPYKERLFVYTKGHDMMPLSNSAFGVHAFDFIALGFRVSWPINIVLTPSALKIYAEIFSFLIQVKLAVFSLTDVWCLLKDLVKLVTPNRKCGFDTQDKRYFDVLMKMRYQVNHFVSTLQQYVLSQLSHVSWSRFLHSLNHEVKDMLDIECVHMAYLADSLHICFLSDETRPVAAIIENILQSALDFCSCFLPGGSESVLDQRDSSRILDRLNFSQVLSIKEAFEKNLKELYICYLKSPKHEKYGLCHFWGYLNYNDYYSNVIGNGIVRLYAL from the exons ATGGAGGTTGATtcaaattccttttctctgtttaAGAATCAAAAATTAGGCGATCCATGGTTACCATCGAAACACTGGGAATCGGTTTCATCTGAAAGTGGAATTTCTCACTCTAAAACTTCAAATTCAGTTCGTAAATCTATTTATGATTCTTCCACTATCTCT GAGGAAAATCTGGTGAGATTAGTTATAAATGCATTACAAGGTGTAGAGTCTTCTCTTATCAGCATTGAAAAGCTTGGTGAATCATTTTCTAACAGTCCAGCTGATAGAACTTCACATCGGATACCTAGCCTATGGTATCGTTCGTCTAGTACTAATGCGTCTGGAAAGATTCTCAAGTCTATTGGTCATTCGGGTCTTATCACTTTGTTAGTTCGTAAATTCATCGACTATTTTCAGTGTATAAACTCAAGTgtagatggaagaagaagaaaagaagaggggTTTGAAAGCAAGCATGTGCATAGTGAAATTGCTGAGAGTCAAAATGTCGAGACAAATGAAACAGTGTGTGATCATCAATATAGTCTTGTAAATCAGGCATTCTCTGTTGCTGTGGGAAAAGTCTTGGAGGGGTATATTTGTGCCCTAGATACAGTATATGCATCAGCTCAGATGAGGCATTCAGTAAAGAAGGTTGATGCTTCTTCACCCATTTCTTCTAATGTTGGTTGTCTCACAAGCGTTGTACATTCTGAGATCACACTGCTTGAAGTTTATCTGCATTCCAAGGAATTAAGAACTCATATTGAGGCCCTGGGAAATATTTGCCTGCTTAAGCATGTAGGTCTTGCCTTCTCAATATCTTCTGTGTATGATGTGACCCTGGAAGCGACCAAAGAGTTTAGTCGCTTCCCCAGAGGGGCAGAGTTGCTGACATATTTATATACTCAGCTTCGG gATGCTGATCCAGCTCACCATGCACTTCTCAAGTTTCTGTTCATTCGGTCATGTGAACCATATTGTGGCTTCGTTAAGTCGTGGATTTATCAGGCCAAGATTTACGATCCTTATGAGGAGTTTATTGCCGAATATGTTGATGATTCCATGGCATACTCGCATACTAGTGGTGGCTCCTTGTTGGCATCTATCAAG GAACGGAATGGAGTTGCAGTTCCTTGTTTCCTCAAAAACTTTTCTCTTCCCCTACTCCGAGCTGGTCAGCAGCTTCAAGTACTCATTAAATTGCTCGAGTTGTGCCGCTGGATGTGTCCTGGAGATCAAACATATAAGGATATCCTTTCATGTTGGAGTGGTGCTTCAACTGATCAGCTGTATAACTTGTCCCCTCTAACTTTTAGCAAAAACGGCATAGAAGAAATGGAAGCTGCGAGGGAAAATATGTACAGTGTGATGCAAGAAAGTCTTCATATTCATTTTACTAGATTGGAAGTCCAATATCAGCAGATCAGTCGGAAT GTAAGTCCTTTTGGTACTGTAGCTATGTTTGCTGATGACAGCAGAGACATTTTGGATGACTATTTGCTCTCCCCTTCTTCGACTGCTGAAAATGGAGACTTATT GGAAGCAGCTACACATGATTCTGACACCTCTGGTGCAATGGATGAGTTCTCTTATGAGGTGGATCACTGGGAGTCTTCTGAATGCTCATCTTTGAATAGTGATTCCGAGTTGGATGCGACTGAGGAACCAGCTATATCTCATGAGAACGTGATTGAGATGGAACTAAAATCTTTATCTGCTTCAGGTTTATTTACATGCCTTCACAAAGTGGGGGATTTGCTGTCCAAGTCTTCTAAGTGTGAAAATGGTTGTATGGACTTGCATACTCCAAGACGTGCTTCTGAGAAATGCGTAGGAAGAACGAATTTAATCAACCAAAACATGGAATGTCATAAACAAGAAACGAAGTTGAGCTATACTATAAACCACTTTCAATCTGAGGCCGGAAAGAATCCTAGCTTATTAGATGCTCAATATGCTACCTACCAATTTATTGATTGCTGGCCAGTGGGCGGGCTTTTGAAAAACCCTTTTCATCACGATGGAGGTTACAAGGATGAGACAGTATTGCAGCTTACTAGCTGTAGTGTAGACGTGCCTGATAGCAACAGACATGTCTTGGGGGAGGGAATATCCAAGTTTGGGGAAATGTGTGCTTCAGGTAATTATTTTCCTGATCATGGTGGGGATATTCAGCTTAAAAAAGGAAGTCATGGATCATCTGATTCACTTCTTTCTCCTTCATGGAACCTTAAGTACAGCAGTAACTTTTTCAATATGAACCCCATGCTAACAAAGTACGCTTGGTCACAAAAGATAGATGTCTCAAGAGGTACAAGCTGTATGCCTTCTATTCCATGCTTCAATTTTTCATCAGTCGAGGATCCTTCTAAAGTGTTTCAAGAAAGGGTGCCTTCTAGTTTTGGAAAAGGATTTCAAGGTGAAATTTCTTCATTTGAGGAATCTGCTGTCAAAGTGGATGATTACAGTGGAAAACAGGGTCTTGATGGAGATAGCATTACGGTGGATCAAAGAAACTCATCTTGGGCTAAATCAAGTTTGATCTCGAGTGAGAAACAACAGAAAAACAATGCTGCCGAAAGTACTTCTGGAGGGGGGAAGTGGGAGCATTCATTGAGTTACTCCAGTAACAGTGCCTTATATAATGCTGGAGATCGCAGGCAGAATCCAAGGAGAACTTGTACGTCCGATATACCACTTGATGTCGTTATTGACAAGTGCATTCTTCAGGAAATCCTTCTTCA ATATATGTATGTTAGCAGCATAACTATTAAGTTGCTTGAGGAAGGATTTGCACTGCGAGAACATTTGTTGGCTTTGCGAAGATACCATTTTATGGAATTTGCTGACTGGGCAGATTTGTTCATCATGTCTCTTCGTCGTCAT AAATGGTATGCTGCTGATGGAAACAAGAGAATTTCAGAAATTCAAGGACTCCTGGACACTGCAGTGCAgcgttcttcttgtgaaggagaCCCTTACAAGGAGCGGTTATTTGTTTACACAAAAGGGCATGACATGATGCCTCTCTCAAACTCCGCCTTTg GGGTCCATGCCTTTGATTTTATAGCACTGGGTTTCAGAGTCAGCTGGCCAATTAATATTGTCTTGACTCCTAGTGCACTAAAAATATATGCTGAGATCTTCAGTTTTCTGATTCAAGTGAAGCTGGCGGTTTTCTCATTAACCGATGTCTGGTGCTTGTTAAAG GATTTGGTGAAATTAGTTACCCCAAATCGTAAGTGTGGATTTGATACGCAGGATAAGCGCTACTTCGATGTCCTTATGAAGATGAG ATATCAGGTCAATCACTTCGTCTCTACATTGCAGCAGTATGTGCTCTCACAGTTGTCGCATGTTTCCTGGTCCAGGTTCCTTCACTCTCTTAACCATGAG GTCAAAGACATGCTTGACATAGAGTGTGTTCATATGGCATATCTTGCCGATTCATTGCACAT ATGTTTCCTTTCTGATGAAACTCGCCCAGTAGCTGCCATCATCGAGAACATTCTGCAAAGTGCACTGGATTTCTGTTCATGCTTCCTTCCTGGTGGCAGCGAGTCTGTTTTGGACCAAAGGGACTCGTCTAGAATACTAGACCGTCTCAATTTTTCACAG GTTTTAAGTATCAAGGAAGCCTTCGAGAAGAACTTGAAAGAACTGTATATTTGCTATTTAAAGTCTCCAAAACATGAAAAGTATGGACTATGTCATTTCTGGGGATATCTCAATTACAACGACTACTACTCAAATGTCATTGGTAATGGAATAGTAAGACTCTATGCATTATAA